A window of Flavobacterium psychrophilum genomic DNA:
AATACAACCTTGCATGCGTAGGATACACATCTATATATTCCGTCGCTTTTTTCTGAAGCGCATCATAGTGTGCCGCTTCGGTATAGGTATATAACAGAAGCTCTATTGTTTCTATATCATCCGGTTTGCCTGCCAATGCTTTTTCAAAATAGTGTGTAGCTTCAGGATATCGCGCTTTGCTGAAATAAAATTTACCGATTTCTTTCGGCACATTTACCTGCTTGTCATCTTCAAAATAGCCTACTGCTTTTTCAAGATCACCTGCAAATTGCGGATTGTTGCTGGCATAAATAAGAAACTCGTTAAGCACTCTGTGTTTTATCTTACGGTCTATCTTTTTACTTTCCAATACCCTGAACATTGATTCTGCTGCTTTCTTGCCGTTGTTATCATTCAGGTTGAATTTAAAAAGGCTTACCTGTGCCCAGTCAGAAGATGGAATTTCCTTTTCCAGCTTTTTGGCTACCTCTTCGGCTTTAGCTTCCTGGTTGCTTTCACTGTACAGGTAAATAAGCTCCAGATAGTTAGACTCCTCCTTAGGATTTTTCTTTATTGCTTCTTCCAGTGTTTCCTTTTGTGGCTTTTTGTATTTGCTATCGCTTAAAATCTGAAGTTTATACATTTCACGCTTTTCAGATTTCCCCACAGTCTGTTCCATCTCGTTAATAAGCGCCAGTGCTTTATCAAACTGCTGGGTGTACATATATAACGAAACAAGATCTTCCTGAAAGAATTCTTTACGCCATTCGGTAAGCTTTTGCACTATGGGAATAGATTTATTAAAATCTTTCGTTTCATAATACACATCATAAAGGCTTTGCCAGTACCAGCGGTTAGCCGGCTCAAGGTCTCTTGCCTTAATAAATGCTTTTTCTGCTTCGGGATAATTTTTAAGCGAAAGGTAATTTTTACCCAGTTCGTGATAAAGCACCGGATTAGAAGGCTCTTTTACGAGGCACTTTTCTAATGACTTTATAGCCTTATCATAATTCTCGATCCCTTTTTGCTTGAGTGCTTCAAAAAAGTTATTTTCAAACTCATTATTCGCCAAAGCAACCTGGTCGGGTTCCTTAGCGTCCTGGGCATATAAACCGTCAGGCACCAATAAAGAGCCCGACAGCATCATCCCGCAAAAAAGGATTTTAAATTTCATGTTCTATTATTCTATAACTGAATAGTCGCCAATGCTTATGCTGGTAAACTTACCGTTAAACGATGCATGGTTACCAATCATACCATTATCTAAAATAGCATTGGTAATAGTAGCGTTGGTTTGCACAAGGCTGTTTTTAATAATTGTATTTTCTACCGATGTATTATCGCCTAATGATACATACGGCCCAACAGTAGAATTTTTAAGCACTACATTCTCTCCAATAAAACACGGAGGTATAATTGTACTGTTTTCTAAATGCACCGATTCCGATACCAGGTTTACACCATCGCCTTTAAGAAAGCCCAGCATACGCGAGTTGGTTTCTACCGTAACGTTTTTGTTTCCGCAGTCCATCCACTCATCTACTTTACCCGGAACAAATTTCATGCCTTTCTCTTTCATGTTCTCCAAACCATCGGTAAGCTGGTACTCGCCGCCTTTGGTAACATTATTATCTAAAAGGTATTGAAGTTCTTCACGAAGTGTTTCGCCACTCTTAAAGTAATAAATACCAATGATGGCAAGATCTGAAACGAAATCTTTTGGTTTTTCAACAAAATCAACGATCTCGTTTTTATCATTAAGCTTCACAACACCAAATGCACTTGGGTCTTCCACCTGTTTTACCCATATAACACTGTCGGCTGAAGTATCTAACGTAAAGTCGGCCCTGAAAAGTGTATCGGCATACGCAACAACTATTGGCCCACTCATAGATTCTTTAGCACTCATAATAGCGTGAGCCGTTCCCAGAGGTTTTTCCTGGTAGTATATAGTGCCTTTAGCACCAAGTTTTTCGGCAATAGCCACAAGGTCTGTTTCTACCTGTGTGCCAAAATCCCTGCTAACAATAAAAGCAATTTCTTCAATTTTCTGATTTAGTACCCCTGCAATATCTTCAACCAGCCTGTGAACGATTGGTTTTCCTGCAATTGGTATAAGAGGTTTTGGTACAGTTAATGTATGTGGGCGAAGGCGCGATCCGCGGCCTGCCATAGGAACTATTATTCTCATCTTAGGTTTGTATACGTATTGATTTGTTCGTTTGTATTTCTATATGTCAAACGACTACATAAAATGCAGCCCCCCGATTACATCTTAATTTCTATATTATTATTTTTTGCTGCCAGTTTAAAAACATCTTCTTTACCGCTTTGTTTCAGTTCGGCATAAAACGTTTCAATCATTTTGGCAGCATCGCTTACATACGGCGATTTTACATCTTTATATAATTTATACGCCTTAAGCATATTATCTACCCCTTTGTAATGGTCTCCGGCAAGAAAATAGGTTTTCCCGGCACCAAAATAACCTTCAGGGTCTTTTGGATGGTTGGCAATAAGAATTTCATAGGCCTTTGACGCAGCCTTATAATCTTCTAAAAAGGTGTAGGCAACCCCCATATTCATTACCGATGTCGTGCCCATTGGCTGAAGCTTATACGACTTTTCGTAACAGTTTATGGCCTCTTTATATTTCCCGAGCTTGCGATAGCAAAGTCCCATATTATCCCACGCAAAAGCAAATTTATCATCAACCTTTAACGCTTTTTTATAACTTTCAATAGCTTTCTCAAACTGTTCGTGCCTGGTAAAATCTTTTCCGGCGTTATAATACTGCAACGCCCTGACATCTTCCGACATCGAATAATCCCTTTTCACGGCATCAGTACTCATGAGTGTTGCAACACGGGAACAGTTTTCCTGCATGTATTGCTGTACCGCATCAAAATCTTTATCCGCTTTTACAGCTTCACTAATACAGCTATTTATCTGACCGATTATAGCATCTTTAGGCTGGCTGGCACTTATATTCCTCGTACATTCACAGGCTTTATCAGCAATTATTTTTATGGCAGCATTCGCTGATGCAGATGTATCCTGTGCCGAAGTGCCGGTAGAAAACAACACCGCCACTGCAGAATACAATCCTAAGAAATAACTTTGCTTCATACAAGCCTGCTAATTGATTATTTTACTCCGGTGCTACCAAAGCCTCCTTCTCCACGTGAAGTCTCCGTAAGCACTTCTACTTCCAGCCATTCAGCACGCTCGTGTTTGGCGATAACCAGCTGTGCAATCCTTTCACCGTTTTCTACAGTAAAAGGCTCATTTGATAAATTTACTAAAATTACACCAATTTCACCCCTGTAATCTGCATCAACTGTACCCGGGCTGTTAAGTACGGTAACTCCTTTTTTAATTGCCAGTCCGCTTCTTGGGCGTACCTGGGCTTCATATCCTATTGGTAACTCTATAAACAATCCTGTTTTTACCAATGCCCTGCCCAGTGGAGCCAATACAACAGGCTCCTCTATGTTAGCCCTAAGGTCCATTCCGGCAGAAGCTATAGTTTCGTAATTAGGTAATGCGTGTCCCGATTTGTTTATAATGCTTATTGTCATTTTATAAAATAATTATTTTCTTTTTAATATCCTTTGCAATGTTTCTTTCTCTCCTTTATACAGTATTACCATAAATACAATTAGCGATACTATACCAAAAATATAGGTCTCCCTAAATATTGGTATGTAGAACGACAGGCAGGAAAGCGTGATAGACAGCCCAAGATACAGGCATATCTTTTTCATGTCATACGGTATAGGGTAATATTTGTTTCCGAGGTAATATGATATAACCATCATAGTACCGTATGCTGCAACTGTAGCAATCGCCGAACCAACATAACTAATATGCGGTATCAGTATAAAGTTTAGCGCTATGGTTATTACTGCCCCAACTATAGAGATGTTTGCACCAATCTTGGTTTTGTCTGATAGTTTATACCATACCGATAGGTTACTGTAAATACCCAGGAAAAAGTTTGCCAGTATTATCAGCGGCACTACCCTCATACCTTCCCAGTACACTTCATTTCTAAGCATAAGGTGTTTTAGCACATCGGCAAAAACAACAACACCTAACAAAATAACCGATCCGAATATTACAAAGTATTTGGTAATGGTAGCATAGGTTTGCGGTGCATTTTCATTTTTAGAATGGCTAAAGAAAAATGGCTCTATACCCAGCCTGAAGGCTGTAGCAAAAAGCGTCATGAATACGGCCAGTTTATAGCAGGCAGAATATATACCAATCTCAGACTTTGCGATTTTTTCAGGAAGCAGGTGTTCAAGAAAAAAACGGTCAAAGGTTTCATTAATTACAAACGCCATACCTGCTATAAGTACAGGAACACTGTACTTCATCATTCTTTTCCAAAGTTCCTTATCAAAATGCCAGTCGGTTTTTATGTAGTGTGGCAGTAATACCAAAAAGGTAAGGAGGCTGGCAATAAGGCTGGCAATAAAGATATAACCTACAGCAAAGTCTTCTACATATATAAGCTTCCAGAAACTATCCGGAAATTTTAGTGCAAGGTCTTTTAGAAACAGCAGGAAAAACACATTAAGCAATAGATTAACACCCACGTTTCCTATCTTAATTACAGCATAAAGCATCGGCCTGCCCTCTGCCCTTAGTTTTGAAAACGGAATAATTACCAATGCATCCAGTGCCAGTGTCCATATGGTGTATGTTACAAATTCGGGATCAATTTTACCGGCTTCGGCAAGATAGTTTCGCCCAAGCAAAGCAATTACTAAAAATGCTATAGACGACCAGAACAACGATATTGTAGTAGTACTTACAACACTCTTTTTATTGTCAGAATTATAAAACCTGAAAAATGCCGTTTCCATTCCGTAAGCCAGTATAACATTAAAAAATGCCATACCTGCAAATACTAACGACGTCTCACCATACTCTTTATCGGGAAGCACATCTGTATAAAGCGGAGTTAACAGGAAACTGAATATCCTTGGCACAACGGTAGCTATGCCGTATACAGCAGTTTGCTTAAAAAGATTTTTATAAAGGCTCAAAAGAGGTTGGTGTTAATTTAATTAAAACAAAAGTAATTATATTTTATACGATTATAAAGTCATGGCACAATAAACAACAATTTTAGGATGCCCATAATGATTAATATCATTTGCCATTATATTTGCACCTACTAATTCCTACAAAACTATTAGTTATGAAACGTTTATACACTAAATACATTGTACTGTTAGTTTGTTTTTATAGCCCTTTTATTACCCGCAACCGCTTACTCACAAAAAGCACGGTGACTATATCTCAATACCAAACGACACCGTACTATTCAGTAGTATGCTTTTATCAACTGCCTATCATCAGGAAATATGCCCCAGGCCAGCTTTTATCGACAATTGGAAAAAGCGTATTAACGAACGCGGTTTTGTCTGGAAAAATTACCTTGATGAAAATGCCGTATTCCTAAATTCAGAAAAGATCTACTCATTCCCAACTAACTTTTTATTGGATAAAAATGGGACAGTGATCCAAAAAAATATATCTCACGAAGAGATGAAGCAATTGCTTGACGCAATATAAAAAAGGCTACCCGTAAAGGTAGCCTCTTAAAAATATGCTTGTTTTGTATTCTTAGTTGTTCAATGCTTCTGCACCACCCACGATTTCTAAGATTTCGTTTGTAATAGCAGCCTGACGCGCTTTGTTATAAGTCAGCTTAAGCTGATTCCTTAAATCTGTTGCGTTATCAGTTGCTTTGTGCATCGCAGTCATACGTGCACCGTGCTCTGAAGCGAAAGAATCACGTACTGCTTTATACAGCTGCGTTTTTAACGAAAGCGGCACAAGGCTAAGTACAATTTCTTCTTTTGTAGGCTCGAAAATATAGTCAGTTGTTGTGTTAACTGCTTTTTCATCAACCGGAGCTGGCTCAAGTGGAAGGAATTGCTCAGTTAAAACAAGCTGAGTAGCCGCATTTTTAAAGTGGTTATATACCAACTCTATTTTGTCATACTCACCCGCTGCAAACTGATCCATAAGGATTTGTGCTGCATCGGCTACATTTTCAAACGTAAGGGTATCAAAAATTTCGCTTTTGTTACCTACAACATTGCAGGTTTTCTTAAGCACGTCGTTACCTTTTTTACCAATTGCTAAAACATCAACCTGTTTGCCTGCGTAAGAAGACTGAAGGTTTTTAATTTGTTTTATCACGTTAGCGTTAAAAGCACCGCATAATCCCCTGTTTGAGGTAATGGCAACAATAAGCACTTTATTTACCGGGCGCTGCTCAGCAAATACCCCGCCATTGTCGCTGTCAAGGGTAGCGCTAAGATTTTGCAGTAGCTCAGTAAGCTTTTCAGAATAAGGCCTCATGGCCGTAATAGCATCCTGTGCTTTTTTAAGCTTGGCTGCAGAAACCATTTTCATCGCACTTGTAATTTGCATCGTGGATGAAACGGAAGTAATCCTGTTACGTATTTCCTTTAAGTTTGCCATTTTATAATTTGAAAATTAGGCGATTTGAAAATTTGAAAATGATATTACGCATCTTCAAATCTTCAAATCATCAAATTAATTTTTAGTATTTAGCTGAGATCTCTGCTGCTGCTTTTTCAAGCACGTCTGTAATCTCGTCTGTAAATTTACCTGCTTTAAGACCATCAAGTGTTGGTCTGTGTTTAGCATTAAGGTATTCGATAAAGTCTTTTTCAAACTCTTTCACCTTGTTTACAGGTACAGTTTTCAGAAGGTTTTTAGAACCTACATAAATAATTGCAACCTGATCTTCTACAGTATAAGGATCGTTAACAGCCTGTTTAAGGATCTCAACGTTTCTTCTACCTTTTTCAATAACGTTTAGGGTTACAGCATCAAGGTCAGAACCAAATTTAGCAAATGCTTCAAGCTCACGGAACTGTGCTTGGTCAAGCTTAAGTGTACCCGCTACTTTTTTCATTGATTTGATCTGTGCGTTACCACCTACACGTGATACAGAGATACCAACGTTGATTGCCGGACGTACACCTGAGTTGAATAGATCTGACTCAAGGAATATCTGACCATCTGTAATTGAAATTACGTTTGTCGGGATATATGCAGAAACGTCACCAGCCTGAGTTTCGATGATTGGAAGCGCAGTAAGCGATCCGCCACCTTTAACGATTGGCCTTAGAGATTCCGGAAGGTCGTTCATGTTTTTAGCGATATCATCATCAGCGATAACTTTCGCAGCACGCTCAAGAAGCCTAGAGTGAAGATAGAATACGTCACCTGGGTAAGCCTCACGTCCCGGTGGTCTTCTTAGTAGAAGGGAAACCTCACGGTAAGCAACCGCCTGTTTAGACAAATCATCATAGATGATAAGTGCAGGACGACCAGTATCACGGAAGTACTCACCAATTGCAGCACCTGCAAACGGAGCGTATACCTGCATTGCAGCAGGGTCAGAAGCATTAGCAGCAACAATAACTGTGTAAGCCATTGCGCCTTTTTCTTCTAATGTTTTAGCGATACCTGCAACAGTTGAAGCTTTTTGCCCAACAGCTACATATATACAGAATACTGGTTTACCAGCATCATAAAATTCTTTCTGGTTAAGGATCGTATCGATACAAACAGTTGTTTTACCAGTCTGACGGTCACCGATAACAAGCTCACGCTGTCCACGGCCTACCGGGATCATAGCATCAACCGCTTTGATACCTGTTTGTAATGGTTCAGTTACCGGCTGACGGAAGATAACTCCAGGAGCTTTACGCTCTAGAGGCATCTCGTATAGATCGCCACCGATTGGACCTTTACCATCAATTGGGTTACCAAGTGTGTCTACCACACGGCCTACCATTTGCTCACCTACTCTAAGTGATGCGATACGCTGTGTTCTTTTTACTGTAGAACCTTCCCTGATACCTGTTGAAGTACCAAACAATACTACGCCCACATTGTCTTCTTCAAGATTCAGGACCATAGCTTCTAACCCATTCTCAAACTGAACTAACTCACCATACTGTGCGTTAGATAGTCCGTGAATACGGGCAATACCATCTCCCACATTAAGAACTGTTCCCACTTCTTCCAATGTAGCACCCGATTCAAAACCGGACAATTGTTTCTTTAATATTGCTGAAATTTCAGCAGCTTTAATTTCTGCCATGTTACTTTATAGTTTAAACACGTTGTGTGATAAAATACTTAATTACTCAATTCTCTTTTTAATGTCGTAAGCCTGTTGGCTACAGAAGCATTAAATTGTTTATCGCCTATTCTTAGGATAAATCCTCCGATGATAGCCGGGTCAACGATATTTTTTATGGTAATGTTTTTGTTTGAAAACTCTTTTATCTTAGCCATTACCTTGGCTTCAAGTTCTTCGGTAAGAGGTATTGCAGTAGTTACTGTTGCTTCCTCAACACCATTAAGCACATCAAACTGGGTTTTATATTCCTTAGCGATAAGCGGCAGGATGTCGAACCTTTTATTTTCATGCAGCAGGTGAAAAAGTCCCTGTGTGATATTTTGCGAACGTGCAAAAATTTCTTTCAGGGCAGCTTCTTTAGCCTCTGCCTTCACCACCGGGCTGTGAACGAATTCGCTAAGCTCGGCATTATCTTTAATAGTAGATGCTATAAGGGCCATGTCTTCATTTACCTGCCCTGCAGCTCCTGAAGCCTGCGCCATATCCAGGATAGCCTTTGCATATCGTATTGCAGCTCTTGAACCTGTCATATAGCTATTAGTTTAATTTTACGTCTTCAAGCATTCTCTCAACTAAAGCGTTTTGAGAGTCCTTGTTAGACAATTCGTTTTTAAGAATTTTTTCAGCGATCTCAACAGAGAAACCAGAAACCTGATTTTTAAGTTCAGCCATAGCAGCGTTTTTCTCGCTAACAATTGCAGCCTTAGCCTGCTCGATCATTTTATCTCCCTGTGCAACAGCCTCAGCTTTTGCATCAGCGATCATTTTTTCTTTAATTTCTCTTGCGTCTTTAATCATAGCATCCCTTTCAGCACGAGCCTCGTTAAGGATTCTTTGGTTATCAGCCTGCAAGTTTTGCATTTCTTTACGTGCAGCCTCAGCAGATGCTAAAGCAGCAGCAATACCAGCTTCTCTCTCAGTGATAGAAGTCATAATAGGCCTCCATGCAAACTTAACAAGCAACAGTATTAAAACAACAAGTATAACTGCCTGCCAGAAAAATAAACCTAATGAAAAATCATTTACTAACTTATCCATTTTTGTTTTTTATATATTGTTTTTAAGTCAATTTCTTAGTTAAAACAACACCTGTAGCCAACCGCTACAGGTATTGTTATAATTTCTCTCTTTATTATTTTCCTAGGATTAAAGCAGCGAATGCTAAACCTTCTAATAAAGCAGCGATGATGATCATCGCAGTCTGGATTTTTCCAGCAGCTTCTGGCTGACGAGCAATAGCGTCCATTGCAGAACCACCGATTTTTCCTAAACCTAAACCTGCACCGATTACAACTAAACCTGCACCGATTAAATTAAGAGTTCCTTCCATGAGTATATATAAATAAAATTAAACTTCTAAATTAGATAATAATTGGTTCTTCATCTGTGTGGTGATCATGATCCTCTTCGTGGTGATGATCCTGTACTGCCATACCGATAAATAGCGATGACAGCATTGTAAAGATAAACGCCTGTAGAAAAGCAACAAGTAATTCTATTACAGAGATAAATAATGTAAGACCTATAGATATTGGCATATCTGCCGCAAGGTTTTTGCCCACAAACATCATAGCAATTAAACTCATGATTACTACGTGACCTGCTGTAATATTAGCAAACAAACGTATTAAAAGAGCGAATGGCTTTGTAAGCGTACCTAAAATTTCAATCGGCATCAAGATTATTTTCATTGGTACCGGTACATCCGGCATCCAGAAAATGTGTTTCCAATAATCTTTATTTGCACTAAACTGAGTAATAAAGTATGTAAATAATGCAAGACATACAGTTATAGATATATTACCTGTAACGTTTACTCCTAGCGGAGTCATACCTAGCAAATTAAGAATCCAGATAAAGAAAAATACAGTAAGCAGGAAGCCCATATATTTTCTGTATTTTTTTGCACCAATATTTGGTATAGCAACCTCTTCTCTGATAAAAATAATAAGCGGTTCAAGAACTCTACCAAAACCTGTTGGCAATGGACCTTTCTTATACGACTTAGCAAGGCCAACAAACATGAAGAACATCAACGCAGCTACAAATAACATTGTCACAACATTTTTAGTTATAGACAAGTCAAATGGTTTTACGTTTTTATCTGTAGGGTGGCCATGAGTATCTAAATCAAGATTACCCTGTACATCGGTTTTATAAATTTTACCATGGAACTGTTTGTAATAGTTACCATCAACCTCTGCTACTTTTTCACCATGATGAAATTTAGAAGAAGAAAAAACTTTTAATCCGTTATCTACTAAGATTACAGGAAGAGGAAAACCATAATGTTTACCTTCAGCCTCATCAGAGAAAAATGTAAAATCGTGTGTATCCTGAAGGTGATGCTGAATATATGCATCTACCGCATCCTTTTTGCTTTCAGGAGCATGTCCACCTGCGTGGTTTGCTGCATCAGTATGTACTTCAGCAGTTGCAGCATGTTGAACATGAGACTGTACTGTATCGTTTGCAGGATTTGCAAATGAAACTAAGGAAACTACAGCAAAAACTGCTGTTAATGTATTTTTGACTATTCTTCCGGGTAACACCATCTTATTAAATATCTTAATTTTACGGTCCTAAAATTTTGTGCAAAGGTACATTTTAAATTAATATTCCAATATGCCTGCCGTAATTTTTTTTGGTTAATTTCAGATAATTCTATGCTTTATTGCTT
This region includes:
- a CDS encoding ATP F0F1 synthase subunit gamma (produces ATP from ADP in the presence of a proton gradient across the membrane; the gamma chain is a regulatory subunit), which codes for MANLKEIRNRITSVSSTMQITSAMKMVSAAKLKKAQDAITAMRPYSEKLTELLQNLSATLDSDNGGVFAEQRPVNKVLIVAITSNRGLCGAFNANVIKQIKNLQSSYAGKQVDVLAIGKKGNDVLKKTCNVVGNKSEIFDTLTFENVADAAQILMDQFAAGEYDKIELVYNHFKNAATQLVLTEQFLPLEPAPVDEKAVNTTTDYIFEPTKEEIVLSLVPLSLKTQLYKAVRDSFASEHGARMTAMHKATDNATDLRNQLKLTYNKARQAAITNEILEIVGGAEALNN
- a CDS encoding cytochrome C biosynthesis protein is translated as MKFKILFCGMMLSGSLLVPDGLYAQDAKEPDQVALANNEFENNFFEALKQKGIENYDKAIKSLEKCLVKEPSNPVLYHELGKNYLSLKNYPEAEKAFIKARDLEPANRWYWQSLYDVYYETKDFNKSIPIVQKLTEWRKEFFQEDLVSLYMYTQQFDKALALINEMEQTVGKSEKREMYKLQILSDSKYKKPQKETLEEAIKKNPKEESNYLELIYLYSESNQEAKAEEVAKKLEKEIPSSDWAQVSLFKFNLNDNNGKKAAESMFRVLESKKIDRKIKHRVLNEFLIYASNNPQFAGDLEKAVGYFEDDKQVNVPKEIGKFYFSKARYPEATHYFEKALAGKPDDIETIELLLYTYTEAAHYDALQKKATEYIDVYPTHARLYYFAGLAANKAKQFAKAKDYLETGIDFVVEDPDLELKISKQLAETYTGLGDTKKKDLMLQKQAKLEKPKSN
- a CDS encoding ATP synthase subunit C — encoded protein: MEGTLNLIGAGLVVIGAGLGLGKIGGSAMDAIARQPEAAGKIQTAMIIIAALLEGLAFAALILGK
- a CDS encoding ATP synthase subunit delta yields the protein MTGSRAAIRYAKAILDMAQASGAAGQVNEDMALIASTIKDNAELSEFVHSPVVKAEAKEAALKEIFARSQNITQGLFHLLHENKRFDILPLIAKEYKTQFDVLNGVEEATVTTAIPLTEELEAKVMAKIKEFSNKNITIKNIVDPAIIGGFILRIGDKQFNASVANRLTTLKRELSN
- a CDS encoding deoxyuridine 5'-triphosphate nucleotidohydrolase: MTISIINKSGHALPNYETIASAGMDLRANIEEPVVLAPLGRALVKTGLFIELPIGYEAQVRPRSGLAIKKGVTVLNSPGTVDADYRGEIGVILVNLSNEPFTVENGERIAQLVIAKHERAEWLEVEVLTETSRGEGGFGSTGVK
- a CDS encoding nucleotidyltransferase is translated as MRIIVPMAGRGSRLRPHTLTVPKPLIPIAGKPIVHRLVEDIAGVLNQKIEEIAFIVSRDFGTQVETDLVAIAEKLGAKGTIYYQEKPLGTAHAIMSAKESMSGPIVVAYADTLFRADFTLDTSADSVIWVKQVEDPSAFGVVKLNDKNEIVDFVEKPKDFVSDLAIIGIYYFKSGETLREELQYLLDNNVTKGGEYQLTDGLENMKEKGMKFVPGKVDEWMDCGNKNVTVETNSRMLGFLKGDGVNLVSESVHLENSTIIPPCFIGENVVLKNSTVGPYVSLGDNTSVENTIIKNSLVQTNATITNAILDNGMIGNHASFNGKFTSISIGDYSVIE
- a CDS encoding ATP synthase F0 subunit A — translated: MVLPGRIVKNTLTAVFAVVSLVSFANPANDTVQSHVQHAATAEVHTDAANHAGGHAPESKKDAVDAYIQHHLQDTHDFTFFSDEAEGKHYGFPLPVILVDNGLKVFSSSKFHHGEKVAEVDGNYYKQFHGKIYKTDVQGNLDLDTHGHPTDKNVKPFDLSITKNVVTMLFVAALMFFMFVGLAKSYKKGPLPTGFGRVLEPLIIFIREEVAIPNIGAKKYRKYMGFLLTVFFFIWILNLLGMTPLGVNVTGNISITVCLALFTYFITQFSANKDYWKHIFWMPDVPVPMKIILMPIEILGTLTKPFALLIRLFANITAGHVVIMSLIAMMFVGKNLAADMPISIGLTLFISVIELLVAFLQAFIFTMLSSLFIGMAVQDHHHEEDHDHHTDEEPIII
- a CDS encoding polysaccharide biosynthesis protein, with translation MSLYKNLFKQTAVYGIATVVPRIFSFLLTPLYTDVLPDKEYGETSLVFAGMAFFNVILAYGMETAFFRFYNSDNKKSVVSTTTISLFWSSIAFLVIALLGRNYLAEAGKIDPEFVTYTIWTLALDALVIIPFSKLRAEGRPMLYAVIKIGNVGVNLLLNVFFLLFLKDLALKFPDSFWKLIYVEDFAVGYIFIASLIASLLTFLVLLPHYIKTDWHFDKELWKRMMKYSVPVLIAGMAFVINETFDRFFLEHLLPEKIAKSEIGIYSACYKLAVFMTLFATAFRLGIEPFFFSHSKNENAPQTYATITKYFVIFGSVILLGVVVFADVLKHLMLRNEVYWEGMRVVPLIILANFFLGIYSNLSVWYKLSDKTKIGANISIVGAVITIALNFILIPHISYVGSAIATVAAYGTMMVISYYLGNKYYPIPYDMKKICLYLGLSITLSCLSFYIPIFRETYIFGIVSLIVFMVILYKGEKETLQRILKRK
- a CDS encoding ATP F0F1 synthase subunit alpha (produces ATP from ADP in the presence of a proton gradient across the membrane; the alpha chain is a catalytic subunit), which codes for MAEIKAAEISAILKKQLSGFESGATLEEVGTVLNVGDGIARIHGLSNAQYGELVQFENGLEAMVLNLEEDNVGVVLFGTSTGIREGSTVKRTQRIASLRVGEQMVGRVVDTLGNPIDGKGPIGGDLYEMPLERKAPGVIFRQPVTEPLQTGIKAVDAMIPVGRGQRELVIGDRQTGKTTVCIDTILNQKEFYDAGKPVFCIYVAVGQKASTVAGIAKTLEEKGAMAYTVIVAANASDPAAMQVYAPFAGAAIGEYFRDTGRPALIIYDDLSKQAVAYREVSLLLRRPPGREAYPGDVFYLHSRLLERAAKVIADDDIAKNMNDLPESLRPIVKGGGSLTALPIIETQAGDVSAYIPTNVISITDGQIFLESDLFNSGVRPAINVGISVSRVGGNAQIKSMKKVAGTLKLDQAQFRELEAFAKFGSDLDAVTLNVIEKGRRNVEILKQAVNDPYTVEDQVAIIYVGSKNLLKTVPVNKVKEFEKDFIEYLNAKHRPTLDGLKAGKFTDEITDVLEKAAAEISAKY
- a CDS encoding ATP F0F1 synthase subunit B (Produces ATP from ADP in the presence of a proton gradient across the membrane. Subunit B is part of the membrane proton channel.), with the protein product MDKLVNDFSLGLFFWQAVILVVLILLLVKFAWRPIMTSITEREAGIAAALASAEAARKEMQNLQADNQRILNEARAERDAMIKDAREIKEKMIADAKAEAVAQGDKMIEQAKAAIVSEKNAAMAELKNQVSGFSVEIAEKILKNELSNKDSQNALVERMLEDVKLN